A region of Alteromonadaceae bacterium 2753L.S.0a.02 DNA encodes the following proteins:
- a CDS encoding tRNA-dihydrouridine synthase A — protein MMDWSDRHCRYFWRLLTQRSLLYTEMVTTGALLNGDVARFLQYNQEEHPVALQLGGSDPEALARCAEIAQQWGYDEVNLNCGCPSDRVQEGKIGAVLMTEPDLVADCVRHMRRACDIPITVKHRVGVDDQNDYPDMLHFVDTVAEAGCERFIVHARKAWLKGLSPKENREIPPLNYAYVQRLKAERPHLRVVINGGITNLAQCETLLKDVDGVMIGREAYHNPYFLAGVDAALFADAGLIRPRRDVLEQFAQYCEAQINLGQRLHHMSRHILGLYAGEFGARIFRRHITEHANAPGASPQILMDALHAMEQRPQTHV, from the coding sequence ATGATGGATTGGAGTGACCGACATTGCCGGTATTTCTGGCGACTGCTCACGCAGCGCAGCCTGCTGTATACAGAAATGGTTACCACGGGGGCCTTACTTAACGGCGATGTTGCGCGTTTTCTGCAATACAACCAAGAAGAACATCCAGTGGCTCTGCAGTTGGGGGGAAGTGACCCAGAAGCCTTAGCGCGTTGCGCAGAGATCGCGCAACAATGGGGTTACGATGAGGTAAACCTGAATTGTGGCTGCCCCAGTGATCGCGTACAGGAAGGTAAAATTGGTGCAGTTCTGATGACCGAACCCGACTTGGTTGCCGATTGTGTGCGACACATGCGACGAGCCTGCGACATTCCGATCACCGTAAAACACCGCGTTGGAGTGGATGACCAAAATGACTACCCCGACATGCTGCATTTTGTAGATACAGTCGCCGAGGCCGGCTGTGAACGCTTTATCGTGCATGCCCGAAAAGCCTGGTTAAAAGGCCTGAGCCCTAAAGAGAACCGCGAAATCCCGCCGCTGAATTACGCCTATGTTCAGCGGCTCAAAGCGGAGCGACCTCATCTAAGGGTGGTCATCAACGGCGGAATTACTAACCTGGCGCAATGTGAAACCCTGCTTAAGGATGTTGACGGCGTGATGATCGGGCGCGAGGCTTACCATAACCCCTATTTTTTAGCGGGCGTTGATGCCGCCTTGTTCGCAGATGCGGGCCTTATTCGGCCGCGCCGCGACGTATTGGAGCAATTTGCGCAATACTGCGAGGCTCAAATCAATCTGGGGCAACGCTTGCATCACATGTCGCGCCATATTCTGGGGCTTTATGCTGGGGAATTTGGTGCGCGCATTTTTCGTCGTCACATAACCGAACACGCCAATGCGCCCGGTGCTAGCCCCCAGATACTTATGGACGCCCTGCATGCCATGGAGCAACGGCCACAAACTCATGTTTAA
- a CDS encoding transaldolase has translation MTNKLEQLKQYSDVVADTGDIEAIARYKPLDATTNPSLLYKAAQMEQYAPLVQDALKSTDSIAAAGDKLAVAIGCEILKIVPGRVSTEVDARLSFDTNASIEKAKHLIGLYEAAGISKERVLIKLASTWEGIRAAEVLEKEGINCNLTLLFSFSQAAACADAGAFLISPFVGRILDWYKANTDQKEYAPMEDPGVVSVTQIYNYYKQNGYDTVVMGASFRNTGELEALAGCDRLTISPQLLGELEADGGELKRVLTPENTGDAIAKLIETEAQFRFSNNEDAMATEKLAQGIRGFVADQINLENFLKSKA, from the coding sequence ATGACCAACAAACTCGAGCAATTGAAGCAATATTCCGACGTTGTGGCCGATACTGGCGACATCGAAGCTATCGCCCGTTACAAGCCGCTGGATGCGACCACTAACCCATCGCTGCTCTACAAAGCCGCACAGATGGAACAATACGCTCCATTGGTTCAGGATGCCCTGAAAAGTACCGACTCCATTGCCGCTGCCGGCGATAAACTCGCCGTTGCCATTGGCTGTGAAATTCTAAAAATCGTCCCTGGCCGCGTATCCACTGAGGTAGACGCGCGTCTTTCGTTCGACACCAACGCTAGCATCGAAAAAGCCAAGCACCTGATCGGCCTCTACGAGGCCGCTGGAATCAGCAAGGAACGCGTGCTGATCAAATTGGCCTCCACCTGGGAAGGTATTCGTGCTGCAGAAGTACTGGAAAAAGAAGGCATCAACTGTAACCTCACCCTGCTATTTAGCTTCAGCCAGGCAGCCGCTTGTGCCGACGCCGGCGCATTCCTAATTTCGCCGTTTGTAGGTCGCATACTCGACTGGTACAAAGCCAATACCGACCAAAAAGAATACGCTCCAATGGAAGACCCCGGTGTTGTCTCTGTTACCCAAATCTACAACTACTACAAGCAAAATGGCTACGATACAGTTGTCATGGGCGCAAGTTTCCGCAATACCGGTGAACTGGAAGCCCTGGCAGGCTGCGACCGTCTTACCATCAGCCCGCAGCTTCTGGGTGAATTGGAAGCCGATGGTGGTGAGCTGAAACGTGTACTCACCCCAGAAAACACCGGCGACGCTATTGCCAAACTTATCGAAACCGAAGCGCAGTTCCGCTTTTCCAACAACGAAGATGCCATGGCCACTGAAAAGCTCGCCCAAGGCATACGCGGCTTTGTGGCAGACCAGATCAACCTGGAAAACTTCCTCAAATCAAAGGCGTAA
- a CDS encoding putative tellurite resistance protein B-like protein — MLNAIKEFFCNELQGADENHSEQQRRLACAALLLEVAVIDQEFDPVEMTTLRQVLGEKFAITETECDTLIKLAESECEDATSTYQFTQLVNEFCNENEKYELIKGMWSIAYADGTLDKYEEYVIRKVAELIYVSHSQFIHAKHAARPE; from the coding sequence GTGCTGAATGCCATCAAAGAGTTTTTCTGCAACGAGTTGCAGGGCGCTGATGAGAATCACAGTGAACAGCAGCGCAGGCTTGCCTGCGCTGCCTTATTGTTGGAAGTGGCCGTTATTGATCAGGAATTTGATCCGGTCGAAATGACCACATTACGCCAAGTGCTCGGCGAAAAATTTGCCATCACCGAAACCGAGTGCGACACCCTCATAAAGCTGGCAGAAAGCGAATGCGAAGATGCCACCTCGACTTATCAGTTTACCCAGCTGGTTAACGAATTCTGCAACGAAAATGAAAAGTACGAACTCATCAAAGGCATGTGGTCCATAGCCTATGCCGACGGCACACTCGACAAGTACGAAGAGTATGTGATCCGCAAAGTTGCCGAACTCATCTACGTCAGCCACAGCCAGTTCATCCACGCCAAGCACGCCGCCCGCCCAGAGTAA
- a CDS encoding acetoin utilization protein AcuB: MIVANIMTKKVHTVAPEEKLSELRAIFSQVNYRHLLVEENDKLIGVVSDRDVLAHLSPFIDTGSERASDRSLLELRVREIMSNKLVTIDSGTLIDSASILLLENHISCLPVVDAEMAIEGVISWKDILQYHVYGVDTTLQGSPF, from the coding sequence ATGATTGTTGCAAACATCATGACTAAAAAAGTGCACACTGTAGCACCTGAGGAAAAACTTTCGGAGCTGCGTGCTATCTTTTCACAAGTCAATTATCGCCACCTGCTCGTTGAAGAAAACGATAAACTGATTGGCGTCGTCTCCGATCGCGATGTACTGGCACACCTCAGCCCTTTTATAGACACGGGTTCCGAGCGTGCGTCTGATCGCAGTTTGTTAGAGCTGCGAGTCCGCGAAATCATGTCCAACAAGCTGGTTACCATCGACTCCGGCACCCTCATCGACTCAGCATCCATCCTACTCCTGGAAAATCACATCTCGTGCCTGCCCGTAGTAGATGCCGAGATGGCGATAGAAGGTGTCATCAGTTGGAAAGATATCTTGCAATATCACGTTTACGGCGTAGACACCACACTGCAGGGCTCGCCGTTTTAA
- a CDS encoding HD-like signal output (HDOD) protein, with amino-acid sequence MSILKQVFSKNEHDNREWQVIEPGLYGLSDANEAYYRFLYPKDTERPLTVPQKLVVDMVKTSLQKKEVRAKAVPRLPTVIPKLLRSLRDPDSSAVDYVAIINKDPVMSAAVLKLANSVYFNPIGARINDIERAVVKLGIDGLRLVLSAAVMQPIVQRESPYFSQTGLKMWQHSLACAVACEVIADYRQLEKFKMYVMGLVHDIGKITVFSELCKQFKLNGEDVKPGYNAFVPIMKMLSPAVSYWVAKDWELPKDICKAIAEQVNLQAKTKISAFGHVLYQANMVAECYVTLRKQNEGLAAGVLTDLELPSNLYDTLDQLSREV; translated from the coding sequence ATGTCGATACTTAAACAAGTATTTTCCAAAAACGAACATGATAATCGCGAATGGCAGGTTATCGAGCCAGGTCTTTATGGCCTCAGCGATGCCAATGAAGCCTACTACCGTTTTTTATACCCAAAAGACACCGAGCGTCCTCTCACTGTTCCTCAGAAACTGGTGGTCGATATGGTGAAAACCTCGCTACAAAAAAAAGAGGTACGTGCCAAAGCCGTACCGCGACTACCCACAGTAATCCCAAAACTGCTGCGCAGCCTACGCGACCCCGATAGCTCCGCGGTGGATTATGTAGCGATTATTAACAAAGACCCAGTAATGAGTGCAGCCGTACTAAAACTTGCCAATAGCGTCTATTTCAACCCCATCGGTGCACGTATTAATGATATCGAACGTGCGGTGGTAAAACTCGGTATTGATGGTTTGCGATTGGTGCTTTCTGCTGCGGTAATGCAGCCCATCGTACAGCGTGAGTCTCCGTATTTTTCACAGACCGGTTTAAAAATGTGGCAGCACTCCCTGGCCTGTGCCGTCGCCTGCGAAGTAATTGCCGATTACCGACAACTCGAAAAATTTAAAATGTACGTTATGGGCTTGGTTCACGACATCGGAAAAATAACGGTTTTTAGTGAATTGTGTAAGCAATTTAAACTCAATGGTGAAGATGTAAAGCCAGGCTACAACGCGTTTGTGCCTATTATGAAAATGTTGTCTCCGGCAGTGAGCTATTGGGTTGCAAAAGACTGGGAGCTGCCGAAAGATATTTGTAAAGCCATCGCTGAACAAGTGAACTTACAAGCGAAAACAAAAATAAGTGCGTTTGGGCACGTGCTATACCAGGCGAACATGGTGGCGGAGTGCTACGTAACTTTACGAAAACAAAACGAAGGTTTGGCTGCGGGTGTTCTAACAGATTTGGAACTACCCAGTAATCTTTACGACACACTAGATCAACTCTCCAGAGAGGTGTAA
- a CDS encoding glycerophosphoryl diester phosphodiesterase, giving the protein MSHLSAHKFRLVGHRGNPADFPENSREGIQSILDNKIDSLELDIQLSQDATCFVIHDDHTRRVGHQNFLVCESHSSELTETSVHEPARFGERFFPSYMLTLKQACEQMSRYKGEIFLELKNESLQVCDAETFVSLVEEDSRCVAKNRRFISYDFQIVQQAKLHQLACGWVLNDYTEQNLTLAQQLSPDFLIINYRRLPDEQDVLWPGNWAWFLYDITDVAEAQKWAARGATYIESWSPLSLKS; this is encoded by the coding sequence ATGTCCCATTTAAGTGCTCATAAATTCCGGTTAGTCGGCCACAGGGGAAACCCGGCCGACTTTCCGGAAAATTCCAGGGAAGGTATTCAGTCGATACTGGATAACAAAATCGATTCATTGGAGCTGGATATTCAGCTTTCGCAAGACGCCACCTGTTTTGTAATACATGACGACCACACGCGCAGAGTAGGGCACCAAAACTTTCTCGTTTGTGAATCTCACTCTTCAGAGCTCACCGAAACCAGTGTGCATGAACCTGCGCGATTTGGAGAGCGCTTTTTTCCAAGTTATATGCTCACCTTGAAGCAAGCCTGCGAACAAATGAGTCGCTACAAAGGCGAAATTTTTTTGGAATTAAAAAATGAGAGCCTGCAGGTGTGTGATGCCGAAACATTTGTGTCTCTCGTTGAAGAAGATTCGCGTTGTGTGGCGAAGAATCGTCGCTTTATCTCTTATGATTTTCAAATCGTGCAGCAAGCCAAATTACACCAGCTGGCATGTGGTTGGGTATTGAACGATTACACGGAGCAAAATCTGACGCTGGCACAACAGTTATCACCCGATTTTCTGATTATCAATTATCGCCGCCTTCCCGACGAGCAAGACGTGCTGTGGCCTGGCAACTGGGCGTGGTTTTTATACGATATCACCGATGTTGCGGAGGCGCAGAAATGGGCAGCGCGCGGTGCGACCTATATTGAATCCTGGTCACCATTGAGTTTGAAAAGTTAG
- a CDS encoding aryl-alcohol dehydrogenase-like predicted oxidoreductase, whose amino-acid sequence MKQRILGSSKLSVSEVGLGCWQLGGDFGPLGDTRAQEILESALDQGVTFFDTADVYGAGKSESYLGQVLGSASSDIKIATKYGRGPGTYPDGYSLIDLRDSVKRAQDRLKRDCIDLLQLHCIPTEVMRHGEIFDFLREIQQEGHIAHFGASVETLEEAVLCTAQDDLTSLQIIFNVFRQNAIHELFDTAKSRNVGIIVRLPLASGLLTGKFKTDSQFDESDHRNYNKNGDAFSVGETFSGIEFTKGLELVAELETYKPESLSMAQFAMRWILDHDAVSTIIPGASSVAQVVGNVAVADLAPLPEELHGELQRFYQSEVEQHIRCPI is encoded by the coding sequence ATGAAACAACGTATTTTGGGAAGTTCTAAACTCTCGGTCAGTGAAGTTGGCTTAGGATGTTGGCAGCTGGGGGGGGATTTTGGTCCATTAGGCGATACTCGCGCTCAGGAAATACTCGAAAGCGCGCTGGATCAGGGCGTCACTTTTTTTGATACCGCCGATGTCTATGGCGCAGGCAAAAGCGAGTCATATTTGGGGCAAGTGTTAGGTAGTGCCAGCTCCGATATCAAAATCGCCACCAAATATGGACGTGGCCCTGGTACGTATCCAGACGGCTACAGCCTCATCGACTTGCGAGATTCTGTTAAGCGTGCCCAAGATCGTTTAAAAAGGGACTGTATCGACCTACTGCAGTTACACTGCATTCCCACCGAAGTGATGCGCCACGGTGAAATTTTCGACTTTTTACGGGAGATCCAGCAGGAGGGGCATATCGCGCATTTCGGCGCGAGTGTTGAAACCCTGGAGGAAGCCGTGCTTTGTACGGCCCAGGATGATCTAACATCGTTACAGATCATATTCAATGTATTTCGCCAAAATGCGATTCACGAACTGTTTGATACTGCTAAGTCAAGGAATGTGGGCATTATTGTACGTCTGCCGTTGGCGAGTGGCCTGTTAACCGGTAAATTTAAAACCGACAGCCAGTTCGACGAGAGTGATCATAGAAATTACAACAAAAATGGTGACGCCTTCAGCGTTGGTGAAACCTTTTCAGGTATAGAATTCACCAAAGGCTTGGAATTGGTTGCCGAATTGGAAACTTACAAGCCGGAAAGTTTGAGCATGGCACAGTTCGCAATGCGATGGATTCTCGATCACGATGCGGTAAGCACCATAATTCCCGGTGCCAGTTCTGTTGCGCAGGTTGTTGGGAATGTCGCTGTGGCTGATCTCGCACCCCTGCCTGAAGAGCTGCACGGCGAACTACAGCGCTTTTATCAAAGCGAGGTTGAACAACACATCCGATGTCCCATTTAA
- a CDS encoding phosphoribosylformylglycinamidine synthase, translating into MLTLRGAPALSDFRLQKLANQLKTQLPELPVSDLNSHFIHFVDVEQPLDSDAMAVLQQLLEYGPACHSHSGDRVEPGIASNTENAAQTEPAEGVLQLLVVPRAGTISPWSSKATDIAKNAGLSNVRRIERGILYEFSGSIDADSVIPLIHDRMVEQVLLEVADAEQLFRKDQPAPMTWVDVLSQGRTALERANVSLGLALAEDEIDYLTEAFTELQRNPTDVELMMFAQANSEHCRHKIFNATWTIDGEDQPLSLFKMIKNTFQQGGEGVLSAYADNAAVVEGSLAGRFYPDPETREYGYNKEAIHLLMKVETHNHPTAIAPFPGAGTGSGGEIRDEGAVGRGSKPKVGLTGFTVSNLQIPGYLLPWEKNYGKPDRIVTALEIMNDGPIGGAAFNNEFGRPNICGYFRTFEEDFDGERRGYHKPIMLAGGYGNIKEEHVDQHHFAPGSKLIVIGGPAMLIGLGGGAASSMTSGASSEDLDFASVQRQNPEMERRCQEVIDQCWQLGAQNPIAFIHDVGAGGLSNAFPELAKDGGCGAHFELRAVPNDEPGMSPLEIWCNESQERYVLAVSPENLERFIAICERERCPYAVVGDALSEQKLVLNDTHFDARPVDLPMSVLFGKAPKMHRTGDKKTVASQRLDCSSITLEDAAERVLQHPTVASKQFLITIGDRSVTGQVARDQMVGPWQVPVSDCAVTTVSYDSYAGEAMSMGERTPLALLDGPASGRMAIAESITNLCATRVAKMSDIRLSANWMCAAGHPGEDEKLYRTVEAVGMEFCPTLGITIPVGKDSMSMRTAWSENGESKAVTAPLSLIISAFSPVLDIRKTVTPQLRTEIPAKIYFIDLAGGQQRMGASILAQVYNQIGDVPPDADNPMQLKAFFDAIQRCLQDEVILAYHDRSDGGLFSTIAEMCFAGRCGVSLDVSGLGNDSLAILFNEELGAVVQIADDDISHVKAIFDQFGIASLLHEIGAVQPSQTLSIHTLDSDYRAERSHLQQLWSRTSYEMQCLRDNPDCADQEFAQIAAEDPGLSIKLSYDPKDDVAAPFVSRGAKPKVAILREQGVNSHMEMAAAFDRAGFSSVDVHMSDILSGRVSLTAFKGLAACGGFSYGDVLGAGEGWAKSILFNSQARDEFSGFFHRTDTFSLGVCNGCQMFSNLKALIPGAEFWPHFVRNTSEQFEARYSLVAIEKSPSVLLQSMGGSHLPVAVAHGEGRAEFTSLEARDACEQQGVVAMRFINNQLAVTERYPANPNGSPAGITGLSSKDGRVTIMMPHPERVFRAVCNSWRPEDWDDEDSGWMRLFRNARVFVE; encoded by the coding sequence ATGTTAACCTTGCGTGGTGCTCCCGCCCTTTCTGACTTCCGCTTACAAAAACTCGCAAATCAGCTTAAAACGCAGCTACCAGAACTGCCAGTAAGCGACCTCAACAGCCACTTTATCCACTTTGTAGATGTAGAGCAGCCTCTGGATTCTGACGCAATGGCCGTATTGCAACAGCTTTTGGAGTACGGTCCGGCTTGCCATTCGCATTCTGGCGACAGAGTGGAGCCGGGAATTGCATCAAACACAGAAAATGCAGCACAAACTGAGCCAGCTGAGGGTGTATTGCAGCTACTCGTAGTTCCGCGGGCCGGCACAATATCACCCTGGTCGTCAAAAGCAACCGATATTGCCAAAAACGCCGGATTATCAAATGTAAGACGGATAGAACGCGGCATTTTGTACGAATTTAGTGGCAGTATCGATGCAGATAGTGTCATACCTTTGATACATGACCGTATGGTGGAACAGGTATTACTTGAAGTTGCGGATGCTGAGCAGTTATTTCGCAAGGACCAGCCAGCGCCAATGACCTGGGTCGATGTTCTCTCTCAGGGCAGGACGGCCCTCGAACGCGCTAACGTCTCCTTGGGGCTGGCGCTCGCTGAAGACGAGATTGACTACCTGACCGAGGCATTTACTGAGCTCCAGCGAAACCCCACCGACGTTGAATTGATGATGTTTGCGCAAGCCAACTCTGAACATTGCCGACATAAGATTTTCAACGCAACCTGGACAATAGATGGTGAAGATCAACCGCTTTCCTTGTTCAAGATGATTAAAAACACGTTCCAGCAGGGTGGTGAAGGGGTGTTGTCTGCCTATGCCGATAACGCCGCCGTGGTGGAAGGTTCCCTGGCGGGGCGTTTTTACCCAGATCCGGAAACCCGGGAGTATGGCTACAACAAAGAAGCCATTCATCTTTTGATGAAAGTCGAAACACACAACCACCCCACAGCCATTGCGCCTTTTCCTGGTGCCGGCACTGGGTCAGGTGGAGAAATACGTGACGAAGGTGCTGTGGGTCGCGGTTCCAAACCGAAAGTTGGGCTCACCGGCTTTACCGTGTCCAATCTCCAGATCCCAGGCTATCTGCTGCCGTGGGAAAAAAACTATGGCAAACCCGATCGCATTGTAACGGCGCTGGAGATCATGAACGACGGCCCCATAGGTGGCGCCGCGTTTAACAACGAATTTGGTCGCCCGAATATTTGTGGCTATTTTCGCACCTTTGAAGAGGATTTTGACGGCGAACGCCGCGGCTATCACAAGCCGATTATGCTCGCCGGTGGCTATGGCAATATTAAGGAGGAGCACGTCGATCAACACCATTTTGCCCCTGGGAGCAAGCTGATCGTTATTGGTGGGCCTGCGATGTTGATTGGCCTTGGTGGGGGCGCCGCTTCGTCAATGACTTCCGGGGCGTCTTCCGAAGATTTGGATTTTGCCTCAGTACAACGCCAGAACCCTGAGATGGAAAGGCGCTGCCAGGAAGTGATTGATCAATGCTGGCAACTCGGGGCGCAAAATCCAATCGCGTTTATTCACGATGTTGGGGCAGGTGGGCTGTCTAACGCCTTTCCTGAGTTGGCCAAAGATGGTGGTTGCGGAGCGCATTTTGAGTTACGCGCGGTTCCCAACGATGAGCCCGGCATGTCACCATTGGAAATTTGGTGCAACGAGTCCCAGGAACGCTATGTTTTAGCGGTTTCTCCAGAAAACCTGGAACGTTTCATTGCTATTTGCGAAAGGGAGCGTTGCCCCTACGCCGTAGTTGGCGATGCACTGAGTGAGCAAAAACTGGTGCTCAACGACACCCACTTTGATGCACGCCCGGTCGATTTACCCATGAGTGTGTTGTTCGGTAAAGCCCCGAAGATGCACCGCACCGGTGATAAAAAAACGGTTGCCAGCCAGCGATTGGATTGCAGCTCGATCACACTCGAAGATGCTGCAGAGCGCGTGCTGCAGCATCCAACGGTGGCCAGCAAACAATTCTTGATTACCATAGGTGATCGATCTGTTACCGGGCAAGTGGCTCGTGACCAAATGGTGGGCCCCTGGCAGGTACCGGTGTCCGATTGCGCGGTGACCACGGTTAGCTACGACAGCTACGCCGGTGAAGCGATGAGCATGGGCGAGCGCACACCGTTGGCGCTCCTCGATGGGCCAGCTTCCGGGCGCATGGCTATCGCGGAATCCATTACCAATCTCTGCGCAACACGCGTTGCTAAGATGAGTGATATTCGACTGTCGGCCAATTGGATGTGTGCGGCGGGTCATCCGGGTGAAGACGAAAAGCTGTATCGCACTGTCGAAGCCGTTGGAATGGAATTTTGCCCAACTTTGGGTATAACCATTCCGGTCGGCAAGGATTCCATGTCGATGCGCACCGCCTGGAGTGAAAACGGCGAATCAAAAGCCGTTACAGCGCCGCTGTCATTAATTATTTCGGCATTTAGCCCGGTGCTGGATATTCGCAAAACTGTGACGCCACAACTGCGAACCGAAATCCCCGCCAAAATATATTTCATCGATTTAGCTGGCGGGCAACAGCGCATGGGCGCTTCCATTCTGGCGCAAGTCTACAACCAAATTGGGGATGTGCCGCCAGATGCCGACAATCCTATGCAATTGAAAGCCTTTTTCGATGCGATACAGCGCTGTTTGCAAGACGAAGTCATTCTTGCCTATCACGATCGTTCTGATGGTGGCCTCTTTTCTACAATCGCTGAAATGTGTTTTGCGGGTAGGTGCGGGGTAAGTTTGGATGTGTCAGGTCTCGGAAATGATAGCTTAGCCATACTCTTTAACGAAGAGCTGGGTGCGGTGGTGCAAATAGCCGATGACGATATTTCCCACGTGAAGGCGATATTTGACCAGTTCGGTATTGCCTCTTTGCTACATGAAATCGGTGCTGTGCAGCCTTCACAAACTCTCAGCATTCACACGCTTGACTCAGATTACCGCGCAGAACGTTCTCACCTGCAACAATTGTGGAGTCGAACCAGTTACGAAATGCAGTGCTTACGGGACAATCCAGATTGCGCAGACCAAGAATTTGCCCAGATAGCGGCTGAAGATCCCGGTTTGAGCATTAAATTGTCTTACGATCCCAAGGATGATGTTGCAGCCCCCTTTGTTTCACGCGGGGCGAAGCCCAAGGTTGCGATTCTTCGTGAGCAGGGTGTTAACAGTCATATGGAAATGGCTGCGGCCTTTGATCGTGCCGGGTTCAGTAGTGTCGATGTGCATATGTCAGATATTCTTTCCGGGCGTGTCTCACTTACTGCATTTAAAGGCCTGGCGGCGTGCGGTGGTTTCTCCTATGGCGATGTTTTGGGCGCGGGTGAAGGCTGGGCGAAATCCATACTTTTTAATTCCCAGGCGCGTGATGAGTTCTCTGGTTTTTTCCATCGCACCGACACATTCAGCCTCGGCGTCTGCAATGGTTGTCAGATGTTCTCTAACCTGAAAGCACTGATTCCCGGTGCCGAGTTCTGGCCACATTTCGTGCGGAATACCTCGGAGCAGTTCGAAGCCCGTTACAGCCTTGTGGCTATTGAAAAGTCTCCCTCTGTGCTTTTGCAATCCATGGGGGGGTCCCATCTCCCTGTGGCCGTTGCTCACGGTGAAGGTCGTGCTGAGTTTACCTCGCTCGAAGCGCGTGATGCCTGCGAACAACAGGGCGTTGTGGCGATGCGCTTCATCAATAACCAGCTCGCAGTGACCGAGCGTTACCCGGCCAACCCCAATGGTTCACCGGCAGGTATTACCGGACTAAGTTCCAAGGATGGCCGCGTCACCATCATGATGCCGCATCCCGAGCGCGTATTCCGCGCGGTGTGCAATTCCTGGCGACCAGAAGATTGGGATGATGAAGACAGTGGCTGGATGCGATTGTTCCGCAATGCGCGTGTCTTTGTGGAGTAA